One genomic window of Geoanaerobacter pelophilus includes the following:
- a CDS encoding chemotaxis protein CheA has translation MSGAGDTIGKAVKDFLAEAEEIVDQLNNDLVNLGDCADSGDCNPDLLNSIFRGAHSLKGLAGIFGFGEIGELAHNMENLLDSLRLGKISINPSIMNVLFDSMDLLGNLVRGAGDGQVDGGGIPAMVARINSCANTSQQRADESPLSSLGLSDSVLNALTEYEEHRLVENVKKGKSIFSLVASFSLTTFDQELGDLTDLLKKEGEVISTLPSVGSGNSGGIDFEILFGTTRNSSELAAIIDRPGVSLTLLGGASSVAMPVVPTPVRYEEPPTETVVPVQLNNEAGMTAKSMSRMVRVDILKLDELMNIVGELVLSHSTISELVGKVRGSGYSTLAIELGKAAKGLQRKLNELQKGVMEIRMIPVGQLYEKMSRIVRKIAREQGKKIDLRLFGADTELDKLIIEDISDPMMHIIRNSIDHGIEPSAERIRLGKDEKGVIRLSSYQKGNHVVIEVEDDGRGIDVEKVKNKAVEKGLIQKGEVLSEREALELIFLPGFSTSEKVTDVSGRGVGMDVVRNNIAAVSGMVDIETRPGLGSKVIITLPITLAIIKALIISVAGRTYAMPITSVLETILVENTEILTVERKEVIQLRDMTLPLIRLSEVFELNDRSATPELFYVVVVGVAEKRLGIVVDDLIGQQDIVIKSIGETFKRFKGISGAADLGDQRTILVLDVGGIIAESTRGSI, from the coding sequence ATGTCAGGCGCAGGAGACACAATAGGCAAGGCAGTCAAGGATTTCCTTGCGGAAGCTGAAGAGATTGTCGACCAGCTGAATAACGATCTGGTCAACCTGGGGGACTGTGCTGATTCAGGTGATTGCAACCCAGACCTTCTCAACTCGATATTCCGTGGAGCCCACTCTTTGAAAGGGCTGGCCGGTATCTTCGGTTTCGGGGAAATCGGAGAGTTGGCCCATAACATGGAGAACCTGTTGGACTCCCTCCGCCTTGGGAAAATCAGTATTAATCCGTCGATCATGAATGTCCTTTTTGACTCCATGGATCTTCTCGGAAATCTGGTCAGAGGCGCCGGAGATGGCCAGGTTGATGGGGGTGGGATTCCGGCAATGGTTGCCAGGATCAATTCCTGTGCTAATACAAGCCAGCAACGTGCCGATGAATCTCCGCTGTCATCATTGGGGCTGTCTGACTCAGTGCTCAATGCTCTTACCGAGTACGAAGAGCATCGACTCGTAGAGAATGTTAAGAAAGGGAAGTCGATCTTCTCCCTGGTTGCCTCATTTAGCTTGACTACTTTTGACCAGGAATTGGGTGATCTTACCGACCTGCTGAAAAAGGAAGGCGAGGTTATCAGCACTCTTCCAAGCGTTGGCAGCGGTAATAGCGGCGGTATAGATTTCGAAATCCTTTTTGGTACGACCAGGAACAGTAGTGAACTGGCTGCAATTATTGATCGACCGGGAGTCTCCCTTACTCTTCTTGGCGGCGCCTCCTCAGTAGCAATGCCGGTTGTCCCGACGCCTGTACGTTATGAAGAACCGCCTACTGAAACGGTTGTACCGGTTCAGCTGAATAATGAAGCCGGCATGACCGCCAAGAGCATGAGCCGAATGGTCAGGGTCGATATCCTGAAGCTTGACGAATTGATGAATATCGTAGGCGAACTGGTATTGTCCCATTCGACAATTAGTGAGCTTGTCGGCAAGGTTCGTGGCAGCGGCTATTCCACCTTGGCGATCGAATTGGGCAAGGCGGCAAAAGGGCTGCAGCGCAAGCTGAATGAACTGCAAAAAGGGGTCATGGAAATCCGGATGATCCCTGTCGGGCAGCTTTATGAGAAGATGTCCCGCATTGTGCGAAAGATAGCCAGGGAGCAGGGTAAAAAGATCGATCTTCGCCTGTTCGGGGCTGATACGGAACTGGATAAACTGATCATTGAAGATATTTCGGACCCGATGATGCACATTATCAGGAATTCCATTGATCATGGCATCGAACCCTCTGCCGAGAGGATACGGCTCGGTAAGGATGAAAAAGGGGTTATACGGCTTTCGTCATACCAGAAAGGGAACCACGTTGTTATTGAAGTGGAGGATGATGGCCGAGGGATAGACGTTGAAAAGGTCAAGAATAAGGCTGTTGAGAAAGGGCTGATCCAGAAAGGGGAGGTCCTTTCGGAAAGGGAAGCCCTTGAGTTGATCTTTCTCCCAGGGTTCTCAACCAGCGAAAAAGTGACCGATGTTTCCGGCCGCGGTGTCGGCATGGATGTCGTGCGCAACAATATCGCTGCAGTTTCGGGGATGGTTGACATTGAGACCCGTCCCGGTCTTGGGAGCAAGGTAATCATTACCTTGCCGATAACTCTTGCCATAATCAAGGCGCTTATCATCAGTGTCGCCGGACGTACCTATGCAATGCCGATCACCTCTGTACTAGAAACCATCTTGGTAGAAAACACGGAAATTCTGACGGTTGAACGAAAGGAGGTCATACAGCTACGGGACATGACCTTGCCGCTTATTCGGCTGTCAGAGGTTTTTGAACTCAATGATAGGAGCGCAACCCCTGAACTGTTCTATGTGGTCGTCGTAGGCGTGGCGGAAAAGCGGCTGGGTATAGTTGTCGATGACCTTATCGGCCAGCAGGATATTGTCATCAAGTCTATCGGCGAGACCTTCAAACGCTTCAAGGGAATATCAGGTGCCGCGGATCTTGGCGACCAACGGACGATTCTGGTTCTGGACGTGGGCGGGATTATCGCTGAGTCGACACGAGGGAGTATTTGA
- a CDS encoding HEAT repeat domain-containing protein, with translation MDKENGFLQSLRQLFRSPEEEQRRVAVSSLIKFPFADIKELLYEAMGDESWRVRKEALEVLSRHQAEDCVVEDMVVLLRASDNAGLRNSACEALEKFGERSVPVLCNHIDDKDSDVRKFVIDVLGNIGSQEPVPLLVKALRDSDPNVSAAAAENLGKIADPRAVPDLVSALDRSNISLCYTVLEALGRIGQPVPIDAVISLADESLLKKPLIDCLGAIGDVEVVPFLIEGLHEKAKHVRAAAASSLLMIRAGVSESIACQAIDIPLRKLAGTAFSRDLISLISETDKHLTEPLVKILGLLGDPASVMLLLDGCRDDRLRGVCLNAFKEIGEEGLNALIAEYPAADDEQKCYITYICGELGCQSSAGILRSGMLSRTHMLRRVAVVAAGNIGTAEIIPDIEPLLDDDELDVRVGAVESLARLVAKDRESVERIAVTLSASPAPEKRRSSTTLFTALKLTERLARLVKDEDANVRTAAVFSLAELKDPNSINHLVMALVDEEPNVRMAAAGALGEFSGEYSARSLMLALKDQNHWVKCAALRSIGSLRIAEAEPAIAELAAESEGIVLIAALKTMLEINGEAARQLCIRALEHKDDEIVKSAIEILMNIDDSWLDEQSDRLLFHEQWDIRSIFIKALAEARGAKALPLLKTAFDRETDDLVKRQLLDLIGEFS, from the coding sequence ATGGACAAGGAAAATGGTTTCTTGCAATCCCTGAGGCAACTGTTCCGATCACCGGAAGAAGAACAACGACGAGTTGCCGTGTCTTCTCTTATCAAGTTTCCTTTTGCCGATATCAAGGAACTATTGTACGAGGCGATGGGGGACGAGAGCTGGAGAGTTCGTAAAGAGGCGCTTGAAGTGCTTTCCCGCCATCAGGCGGAAGATTGTGTCGTCGAGGATATGGTGGTACTGCTCAGGGCCAGCGATAATGCCGGTCTGAGGAACTCGGCATGCGAGGCATTGGAGAAATTTGGTGAAAGGTCGGTGCCGGTACTGTGCAATCATATTGATGACAAAGACTCGGATGTCAGAAAGTTCGTCATTGATGTGCTTGGGAACATTGGTTCGCAGGAACCGGTTCCGCTTTTGGTAAAGGCGCTGAGAGACAGCGACCCGAATGTTTCCGCAGCTGCTGCTGAAAATCTCGGGAAAATAGCTGATCCCCGGGCGGTTCCTGACTTGGTGTCGGCCCTCGACCGCTCAAATATTTCACTATGTTATACGGTTCTCGAAGCCTTGGGGAGGATTGGGCAGCCGGTGCCTATCGATGCCGTCATCTCTCTTGCCGACGAGTCGTTGCTGAAAAAACCGCTGATCGACTGCCTGGGTGCAATTGGCGATGTCGAGGTGGTACCGTTTTTAATCGAGGGGTTGCACGAGAAAGCAAAGCATGTCAGGGCTGCAGCTGCATCATCTCTGCTCATGATCCGGGCTGGAGTTTCTGAAAGCATTGCCTGCCAAGCGATTGATATCCCTTTAAGGAAACTTGCCGGGACGGCATTTTCGCGCGATCTGATAAGCCTGATTTCTGAAACGGACAAGCATCTGACTGAACCGCTGGTTAAAATTCTCGGGTTATTGGGTGATCCCGCTTCGGTAATGTTGCTTCTTGACGGGTGTCGCGACGACAGGCTTCGTGGGGTATGTCTCAATGCCTTTAAAGAAATTGGAGAAGAAGGGTTAAACGCCCTCATCGCCGAGTATCCGGCAGCGGATGATGAACAAAAGTGCTACATTACTTATATCTGCGGTGAATTGGGGTGCCAGTCTAGTGCTGGTATATTGCGGTCAGGCATGCTTAGCAGGACCCATATGCTTAGACGTGTTGCCGTAGTAGCTGCCGGGAACATCGGCACTGCCGAAATAATACCTGATATCGAGCCATTGCTCGATGATGATGAACTCGATGTTCGAGTTGGCGCTGTTGAGTCTCTCGCCCGGCTTGTTGCCAAGGATCGTGAGTCAGTGGAGCGGATCGCCGTTACCTTGTCGGCATCTCCAGCTCCGGAAAAAAGGCGCAGCTCGACTACCCTGTTTACGGCCTTAAAGCTGACGGAACGCCTGGCTCGCCTGGTAAAGGACGAAGATGCAAATGTCAGGACAGCTGCGGTGTTCTCTCTAGCGGAACTGAAAGATCCAAACAGTATTAATCATCTGGTTATGGCTCTTGTGGATGAGGAACCTAATGTAAGAATGGCTGCTGCCGGGGCTTTGGGTGAATTCAGCGGAGAGTATTCGGCCCGTTCTCTTATGCTGGCCCTGAAGGATCAGAACCATTGGGTAAAATGTGCGGCACTGCGAAGTATCGGTTCGTTGCGTATCGCAGAGGCCGAACCAGCCATCGCTGAGCTTGCCGCTGAATCAGAGGGGATTGTTTTGATTGCCGCTCTCAAGACGATGCTTGAGATTAACGGTGAAGCTGCAAGGCAGCTATGTATAAGAGCTCTAGAACACAAAGACGATGAGATTGTAAAGTCTGCCATTGAGATTCTCATGAATATCGATGACAGTTGGCTGGATGAGCAATCAGACCGGCTGTTGTTTCATGAGCAGTGGGACATCCGCAGTATTTTTATCAAGGCACTTGCCGAAGCTCGTGGTGCCAAGGCACTCCCTCTGCTAAAGACTGCTTTTGACAGAGAGACTGATGATCTCGTCAAACGGCAACTACTGGACCTTATTGGCGAGTTCTCATGA
- a CDS encoding chemotaxis protein CheW: protein MYREIQEIQVACFRLGDDLYAIDIMRIKEIIRPLKLTCLPKFPDFVEGIINLRGIVMPVVDLRKRFGLPELETTSNTRLLIVNLAGQVLALVVDEVTEVVTVAVKDIKPPPNLGEGIGTEYLLGVCLVKQEMIMLLNIDKLLSTHEARELGKINGGLKEA, encoded by the coding sequence ATGTATCGTGAAATTCAGGAAATACAGGTAGCCTGTTTTCGCTTAGGCGACGATCTTTATGCAATTGATATCATGCGCATCAAAGAGATAATCCGGCCCCTGAAGCTTACTTGCCTCCCCAAATTCCCAGATTTTGTCGAGGGAATTATCAACCTGAGAGGGATTGTAATGCCGGTTGTCGATCTCAGAAAGCGCTTTGGTCTTCCTGAGTTAGAGACTACATCGAATACCCGTCTCCTGATTGTTAATCTGGCAGGACAGGTTCTTGCGCTGGTGGTGGACGAAGTTACCGAGGTGGTCACTGTTGCAGTCAAGGATATCAAGCCTCCACCTAACCTGGGTGAAGGGATTGGCACCGAATATCTGCTTGGGGTTTGTTTGGTGAAGCAGGAAATGATCATGTTACTCAATATTGACAAGCTGCTCTCAACGCATGAGGCCCGAGAGCTCGGCAAGATTAATGGCGGTCTCAAGGAGGCGTGA
- a CDS encoding chemotaxis protein CheW: protein MNLAEIRKKANRDRDEAANTPVRGDASVAEVYQATEVNIPERDAVRIDLHVDDEPDLEPADDVAGTVAFASAFLNSSIEEEPEPRETIVVPPPIKAPAIPASAAMEYSASLAEPVAPVKPDGAASAVSAPESEDHQDHHFDPLAILLAGRASSGFGDELVLSSDEISEADVLDYQEFLCFRVCTEQYAINIMEIKEIIKPREITEVPRVPEFISGVLSLRGIIIPVFNMGMRLHLEPVAAGTKERIIVVSKGEELFGIQVDEVLQVVRIPEGGIEQPPAVLEGIDRDFVQGIGRHPSGMLILLNLASILDVSLY from the coding sequence ATGAATCTTGCTGAAATAAGAAAAAAAGCTAATCGTGATCGTGATGAAGCAGCCAACACGCCTGTTCGCGGCGATGCGTCTGTTGCCGAGGTCTACCAAGCGACAGAGGTGAATATCCCGGAACGCGATGCGGTCCGGATTGATCTGCATGTTGATGATGAGCCGGATCTGGAGCCGGCAGACGATGTCGCCGGAACTGTCGCTTTTGCTAGTGCGTTTTTAAATAGTTCTATAGAAGAGGAGCCTGAACCGAGAGAAACAATCGTAGTTCCGCCACCGATCAAAGCCCCGGCGATTCCTGCATCCGCTGCCATGGAGTATTCCGCTTCTCTTGCTGAACCTGTCGCGCCTGTCAAGCCGGATGGGGCTGCGTCGGCTGTTTCAGCGCCTGAGTCGGAGGATCATCAGGATCATCATTTCGACCCGCTGGCGATTCTTCTGGCAGGCCGCGCTTCGTCGGGGTTTGGAGATGAGCTGGTCCTGTCATCCGATGAGATTTCTGAGGCAGATGTCTTGGATTATCAGGAATTTCTCTGCTTTCGGGTATGCACCGAGCAATATGCAATCAACATTATGGAGATCAAGGAGATAATCAAGCCAAGGGAGATTACCGAAGTGCCGCGGGTTCCCGAATTTATCTCCGGTGTGCTTTCCTTGAGGGGGATAATCATCCCGGTATTCAACATGGGAATGAGGCTCCATCTTGAACCGGTTGCTGCAGGTACCAAGGAGCGGATTATTGTTGTCAGTAAAGGAGAAGAGCTGTTCGGCATCCAGGTGGACGAGGTACTCCAAGTTGTCAGGATTCCGGAAGGTGGTATTGAGCAGCCTCCTGCTGTGCTGGAAGGGATAGATCGTGATTTTGTCCAGGGAATAGGGCGTCATCCCAGCGGCATGCTGATACTGCTGAACTTGGCCAGTATTCTTGATGTCTCTCTTTACTGA
- a CDS encoding response regulator, with protein MKKVLIAEDSPTMRSLIISTIEALDGYETVEAANGFEALRLLPREKVDLVITDINMPDINGLELIRYIRNNENYGAIPLFIISTESSEKDLAKGLALGANEYLIKPFDPSQLQTLLKKYLG; from the coding sequence GTGAAAAAGGTTCTGATTGCCGAAGATTCGCCTACAATGCGATCGCTGATAATTTCTACCATTGAGGCGCTTGACGGTTATGAAACAGTTGAAGCTGCCAACGGTTTCGAGGCGCTTCGCCTTCTACCTCGTGAAAAAGTCGATCTGGTGATAACAGATATAAACATGCCCGACATCAATGGTCTTGAGTTGATACGTTATATCCGGAACAATGAGAATTACGGAGCGATACCGCTCTTTATTATTTCCACGGAAAGCAGTGAGAAGGATCTTGCCAAAGGTTTGGCTCTCGGAGCGAATGAGTATTTGATTAAGCCGTTTGACCCTTCTCAGCTTCAAACCCTATTGAAAAAATATCTGGGCTGA
- a CDS encoding response regulator transcription factor, protein MVVKRNRILIVEDEESLLKLESILLSSKGYKVVGVADGVAAIEEIFSNIPDLVILDVMLPGIDGFEVCRRIKEDPATSKIPVIMLTARKNTQDMDRGLQSGADAYITKPFKSAQLIGTIERILSNAVG, encoded by the coding sequence ATGGTGGTGAAGCGGAACAGGATCTTGATTGTTGAAGATGAAGAGAGTCTTTTGAAGCTGGAGAGCATACTGCTCTCTTCAAAAGGCTACAAAGTTGTCGGTGTTGCTGACGGGGTTGCCGCCATTGAAGAAATCTTCAGTAATATTCCGGATCTCGTTATTTTGGATGTGATGCTTCCCGGAATCGATGGTTTTGAAGTATGCCGCAGAATCAAAGAAGATCCGGCCACCAGCAAGATCCCGGTAATCATGTTGACGGCGAGAAAAAACACTCAGGACATGGATCGCGGTTTGCAGTCCGGGGCCGATGCCTATATTACCAAACCGTTCAAGTCGGCCCAGTTGATAGGAACAATTGAGCGCATTCTTTCCAATGCTGTCGGGTAG
- a CDS encoding ExeA family protein, with amino-acid sequence MYREFYGFTEKPFSKTPDPRYLYLSRGHREALARLKYVLEEKEFAILTGEIGCGKTTISRALMDTMGESYRFCFVLNPRLTPMEFLRTVARSLCCDLPATSKEDLLQEMTDSLYRLHCEGLSPVLVIDEAQLIPDRDVYDEIRLLTNFQLDDRNLLSVILMGQPELRTILAAPQYEPFRQRVAINYHLKPLTLEETQEYLDFRMEIAGGYPGLFTPDAVQKIYEFSGGVPRMINLVATNALLEGFGREQSFIDAELVESLRSELIHS; translated from the coding sequence ATGTATAGGGAGTTCTACGGATTTACTGAAAAGCCTTTCAGTAAGACTCCAGACCCGCGCTATCTTTATCTGAGCAGAGGTCACAGGGAGGCTTTGGCTCGTCTCAAATATGTTCTTGAGGAAAAGGAGTTTGCCATACTGACCGGCGAAATCGGCTGTGGCAAGACCACTATTTCACGTGCACTCATGGACACAATGGGAGAGTCGTATCGGTTTTGCTTTGTGCTCAACCCCAGGCTTACCCCCATGGAGTTTTTACGGACCGTCGCCAGGAGCCTCTGCTGCGATCTCCCGGCAACGAGCAAGGAAGACCTGCTGCAGGAGATGACGGATTCCCTTTATCGCCTTCACTGCGAAGGGCTCAGTCCAGTTCTTGTGATCGATGAGGCCCAGTTGATCCCGGATCGGGATGTGTATGACGAGATTCGGCTGCTTACCAATTTTCAGCTCGATGACCGGAATCTCCTCAGCGTTATCCTGATGGGGCAGCCGGAACTGCGCACCATCCTCGCTGCACCCCAGTACGAGCCGTTCAGGCAAAGAGTGGCGATCAATTATCACCTGAAGCCACTGACCCTGGAAGAGACTCAGGAGTACCTTGATTTTCGCATGGAGATTGCCGGTGGCTATCCCGGATTGTTCACTCCGGATGCGGTGCAGAAAATTTACGAATTCTCCGGCGGTGTTCCCCGGATGATTAATTTGGTGGCAACAAACGCTCTGCTTGAAGGGTTCGGCAGGGAGCAGTCTTTTATCGATGCCGAGCTGGTGGAGTCACTTCGGAGTGAGTTGATACATTCATAG
- a CDS encoding response regulator translates to MQIVCPNCKSRFNFDETRIESQGVKLRCGQCKAVFKITRKTGDAESVPPAVTPKSKLFVANESPAFCAAVQQVLAAEPFEVIAFNDGLEAMRAIELHKPAAVLLDVALPSMYGFEICEAVRRNADLDQVKLILVASIYDKTKYKRTPSSLYGADAYIEKHHIPDSLAALVKKLVRNGEGLIPEELSGKGGADGALPEPGCKEEDNPGDELTRTALRQDEELTTTIPAAPDANVPSEELSAATVKAKRLARIIVSDILLYNQDKVLDGIRSGTFYELLKDEIREGKALYARRVPHEVSNGNAFLDEAFEQLISSKRNEIGI, encoded by the coding sequence ATGCAGATTGTTTGTCCAAATTGCAAGTCACGTTTCAATTTTGACGAGACACGAATCGAGTCCCAGGGGGTCAAGCTTCGCTGTGGCCAGTGCAAGGCTGTGTTCAAAATTACACGAAAAACCGGTGATGCCGAATCTGTTCCTCCGGCAGTGACCCCCAAATCCAAACTGTTTGTTGCCAATGAAAGCCCGGCATTCTGCGCTGCTGTTCAGCAGGTACTCGCCGCGGAACCGTTTGAGGTGATTGCATTCAATGACGGGTTGGAAGCGATGCGCGCCATTGAGCTGCACAAACCTGCGGCAGTCCTGCTCGATGTAGCATTGCCCTCAATGTACGGATTTGAGATCTGCGAGGCGGTGCGCCGCAATGCCGACCTTGATCAGGTCAAACTGATACTGGTTGCCTCTATTTACGATAAGACCAAGTACAAGCGGACTCCGTCATCACTCTATGGCGCTGATGCTTATATTGAAAAGCATCACATCCCGGATTCTCTTGCCGCGCTTGTTAAGAAGCTTGTGCGGAATGGCGAAGGTCTGATACCGGAAGAGCTCTCAGGGAAAGGCGGCGCAGACGGAGCCTTGCCAGAACCCGGTTGCAAAGAGGAGGACAATCCTGGCGATGAGCTTACGAGAACAGCTCTCAGGCAGGATGAAGAGCTGACAACAACGATACCTGCAGCGCCGGATGCCAATGTGCCATCAGAAGAGCTTTCTGCCGCAACCGTCAAGGCAAAACGGCTGGCACGCATCATTGTATCAGATATCCTGCTCTATAATCAGGACAAGGTATTGGACGGCATAAGAAGCGGCACTTTTTACGAATTGTTAAAAGATGAGATAAGGGAAGGAAAAGCACTTTACGCGCGTCGTGTTCCGCATGAAGTTTCAAATGGCAACGCTTTTCTGGATGAAGCCTTTGAACAGCTGATCTCCAGCAAGCGCAATGAGATCGGGATATAA